The following nucleotide sequence is from Glycine max cultivar Williams 82 chromosome 9, Glycine_max_v4.0, whole genome shotgun sequence.
TGCAAAACTTACATGAGGACCTTTATTCCAGGGTAATATTATGgttaattattcaattaatagATCAATATATATTGGATTGCCTAACGTCAAGCTCAATTTTTCAACACAtgaactcattttttttctaaaatattcaaCCAATCTAGCTCAGTTAAATATCATGAATCAGTGTTATAATTGAAAGCCGAACCAACCCACGTTCTAGTTTGGATTTTGAACAATTCTAACAATTGCACCTGCCTTAATTCAATAGCTTGGTCATGTAGTAGTTTCAACCTAACAAAGAACCTTACCACaaacaaataacaaacaaattaacAGAAACGTTCAGGGTGCAAGAATATAGAAAAACCAGCTGCTGTATAAAAAAGCTGTAATTGGCTATATTTACAGTGCTCTCAGTTGCTAAAACTGTAAGTTGTATACAAAATAAGGGTCTCATAGAGTGAGTCTAAATATCAGTATTTGATCGTGTGATGGCGTAACCAGAGGTCATACATAACCAAATGGAAAGCATCAAATCTGATTGAGGGCGAATTCCATTGGAAGTGTTTCTGAACCTGATAGAACATGAAGCAACTTTATGAGAGCTCCAACATATTACATATCAACAAATAATTCAATTAGCAACGAAAAATTCTACCAACCAAACAACCACTGGTGATAAAATATTTGGGCTCCATTATCTCAAGGCCTTCttaatttaagaaaacatttttattttactcaactaaaaaaaatactaccttTCCTAGTCTTTACTTTGTTTCTTGATTTTAAGGATGTGCATAGCAAGCAATAGCAGCATaatgttattttcattatttctaatacaatcaacaaacaaaatcagattttttttctttaaccaaACATCttgttaatttctttctttctttattttggttACATTCTAAATTTCTTTTCTAACTTCACATACTGATGTCTTttcaaacaacataaaataataagaacaaTAAGTTTCAGAGAAAGAAAAAACGAAACTTGTAGCATTCAAAGGTTTTTCTGAACTATAAGCAAAGGGTACAATACACGTGTTCACATACTACACAACATATAGGCAAAAAACTAAAATCTTTCACTAATATATAGATTCCATATAATTATAAAGTAATGAGAGGATTTATACCTTTACCAAATTATTATGAAGTGTAACAAACTCAGCATCTGATATATTTTTGAGGATTTGTTTAAGCTGGTAAACATCACTCTCCTTGAGTACAACGGCAAATTTGTTCCAGTCAAGAATATCATTGAAAGGAAGGTCATAGTAATTTGACAATATCACTGCAGAACAAAATTAACAACTTCAGGTCAGTTTCAAGGTTGTCTACATACATCCTGTCTCAAAAATCAGaacattaatttattcaaacCAAGTTACAGTTCAAATGTCATTCACAATATCATAAAAGCACTTCTTTTGAGACCCAGAGCATACGTAACAAGCTAAGATGGAGTATATGTGTAATCTGTTTACATGGGTTCTACTGAATTTGACATTTATTATCAATCTCCAATAAAGTACTTCAACATTTAGCTATGGTGATTGGAGGGTGAGCTTGGGTGGATAGTCTTAAATTTGATCCCTAGGCACTCCCTCATGTATTTCACAATACAGATTCCACTCCCTCCAACAGTCAAACAATAAAAAGTTGcacttattattattcattccaATTAACAAATCTGCCCTTTTCAAATTGAACTATATACATATGTAGTTGAagcttattaattatttgattattaaacCCCCATACTTCAGACACTCAATCATCATCCCACAATAAAGTTGCAATTTTAGTCTTAGGAGTGATAAAAGCAACCAAAGGTTAATCGGTCTATTCAAGGATATGATTTGCAAATGTTTCTTAGTAGAAACTgtttaattcatattttaacaCAAGCACAAAGGAATCTGAGCAACTAATGCCATACAAGAAATATGCAAAGCAAATCTACCAATTTCATACCATGcaagaaacacaacaaaaacCATCACGCAATAAGTATGCAGTTTACATATACCTGAACTGACATAAGTATACAGTTTTAAGAGGCTTAATatgcaaaataaaatcaaacctgaaaaatatcattaaaaatgatGATCTTACCAGGAATACACCCATAATGGATAGAGTCTGCTATCCGAGCACTATTAACCTGTGATCCACCAGGACATATACAAAACTTACTCCTGTAAAATCTTTTCTGGTACACTAGATGCCCAGTAGCCCTACTAATTCTATTGTTTGAAATATCAAGTTCTGTGTCATTTTCCCACACACGTGCAAGAATAACTCTGATTTTAGAGTTCCGATGACCAGCCCAGAATCCAAGAGTAGTCCTGCAAAagcataaaattatcaaattttcagAATCAATAAGTAGAACCATTGTCTATTGATCTTACAGAACAAACTACGTATCATTGCACCATCATCAGTATTAATTAATCttatgatataatatttaagtATCCCTACTAATTCTGTGCCTGAAATACAGATTATGTATTACATTTTCATACTATTTTACATGAAACgaataaatatgtattaaaaatCAGATTCTTGAATAGGATAGCAACATTGAAACCCAGAAAAGCATTTTGTTCCAATATTGAGATTATAACTCACAAAAATCCCTGACACTTTCCATGTCTTAAGCTCTTTGCAAACAGTGTGTAGTCCATGGAAGGTATTAAGATTGACAACTTAGATAATTTTAAACCAGGTTACCAGAAGGCAGAAACTGAAGAGCAATTTAGAATATTATAGAAACTAAAGACTTGTGTTGTGGGTCATGAGTGAGTTTGTGATAAAGGCATTTATACTTTCTGAGAAATATCAAGTAATTTCCATCACTCTCAACAAATGACCTTTAAAGGATTAACAATCACTTCAAAAGCAAGATGATAACTGATAAGTCATATGAAAAGCAAACTCCAATCCCCAAAACCTAATCTGCACAAATTCAGTTGAATGATCTAACTATATGGAGCAACACATATCTTAAAAAACCACACCTGTTTTCTATATCATTCCCACCAGCAGGAAGAGCAAATGGCTGTAGCACTTGAGGGAGAGCGACATCTTTATGTGGAATGAATCCAACATCATAGCTGGGGGAGCACACCGCTCGAATGGAATTCTTCACAAGAAACTCAAGTCCTTCTGTTGCCCTCACACCAACATCATGACAAGTGACAAAGAAGTGATCAGCACCCAAGGTTCTATTCCAATAAGGATATTTGGATATCAAGCTCTCCACATAATTTTGCACAATTATTGTCATATTCTCATAACTCGTGCCCTGCATAACACACAAACATGAGACCACATTCCACCTAGATGCAGTCACTTAACCATCCAATCCAAATTGAACGTtgtcaatcttttctttttattcatcaTTATCTTATACTTTCGGGTTTGAGCTTAACTAAACCCGAAAGGGTTGCCTTCACTTCTATACTATTATGGCCATATCAATAGTTAACATGGAATTCCAACACACACCTCACACCGAGGACTGCAATATCTCGAGCGTGGAGTTTGAAGGACTAGACATTTGTAGATGGCCCGATAAACCCAATAAACAATTATTAGGACAGACTCTGGTACCATCTTAAAATTTTGGGTCGGACTTAACCCAACCCAAAAGCTAGCTAGCTCGTCAGAGTTACCCTCACTTATATTCACTATTGTGCATATCACTGGTTAATGTAGGATCTCCAACAATTTCCTTTTAAACTAAGAATCCACATTTACTACTCACTAGTAATGCATGCATCTAACATTCTACCATTCTCCCCAGATCTCAACAAGCGAGAATGCAGAAAGGGGGGGAAAAATACCTTGCCACGCATCTTGTGACACGAGATGGGAATGAAGAAGAGGTGTGCCTCATCGGGATTTTCGGTGCGGAAGCGACTGTCTCTGATATTCTGGAAGAAATAGCCTTCACTGGCATACTTTCCGGTGAGCTTCCTCGGCGTCTGGTAGAACGTGTTGGGATCCCCATCTGGGTATATATAAACCTTGAACTTCTTCTCCATTTCCTCATAGTTCAGCTTGAATACGCGCGGCGAGTGGAACGTGTCCGgaacctcttcttcttctcctcctccCTCCTCTTCCTTCTCGGTTCCCGGCGCGTCGTTGAGTTTCTCGACCGAGAGGTTGGTAACCTAGAGCAAAAGGGTAATCTTGAAAACGGcgaaaaatgagaaatttcGAAATGGGGTTTggagaaaaatgagaaatttggTACCTGGGGTGTTGGGGTGGAGTATTTGAGGGAAAGGTaggtgaaagataaaagtgtgaGGACTGCGAGGAAGAGGAGTGAGCCTCGCAGAGAGAAGAAACCTTGCTTCCCGGTCATCATCACCGTTGGATTCACGCGTGgtgtatgtatatgtataagCTTCGATTTTGATCTGCGATTTGAAGGGTGGTTCGATTCGATTAGAGTGAAGAAGCAGATTGAGATGATGGGTTCGTTGTTTACTGGGAAATCTGTGATGTGAGGCTTACTTCAATTTTGTTATGCTAATGCTGCGCTGCCTCTGcctactttaattttttgttttttgaggtTACATTTCGGTTAATTCAGTAACACTAGCTTATTATACTTTTAGGAAGTTAATTTTTATGTACGGATGACTTTTTAActaattagaattttattttatatataattttaattgtaaattttagtattaaatATATGTTCAAGGTCTctgaaaaaataatcatttttttttctattttcagttttttgacatattaaaatttttgtttctataccttaatatcataattaaataatgatatctCACTTTacgaattaatttttttaaaatattattgtaataATATCACATCACTTTgagaatattaatttaaaacaaaaattttaatatatcgaAATGATcgttaataataacaaaatttattagagaTACATAATAAGATTCAATAATTTAACACCTtaaacatgtttaatttttttatcagaaaaaagAAACAGCATTATATTGAGAATATAAACAGGTATAAGATATACCCAACCTTCTGGATCATCCTTCCTATCCGAAACCAAGGCAGTGCAGGGGATACAAAATCAACATCCCAACATGGGTTACACCATATTTGACATTAACATTGTAAATATTAAGTAACCATCAAGACTAAAAAAATCCCACTTATCCCAAAAGTTAAAGACAAGACCAACAACATAATGACCTTGTACTGTAAAATAGCTTACTGCCACCAACAAATTCAGTTACACAAAATACCTTAGCCCCTCTCTTAAGCCTGACCTCCCCTGATACATGCGGAAAAATTAGAGGCCCATAGTACAAAAGGCACTTCGAATTCCTGCTTATAACCTTTAATCCACAAccaatattgaaataaaatctgCTGAATTGTGACAACCCAAACTATAGCACATCACAGATATCTCCACCACGCATTCATCTTCACCGACATATTTACCAACACATGTTGCCAATAGTGATGTTAGCTATGTGATGTAAAGCCGAAGATAATGGCATCCCATTCaagaaattttttcaaatatcatCTATGTGTTCACATGAAAATAAGACATAATTTACATTTTCCTCAACTTCCCTACAAAAAGTGCACAAACATTCATTTTCCCACGTCAATATTTAAGTCTAAATTTTATACTGAaacatatttgattttaaaaagttatttgtTGATTCAAGCATGGGAAATTTACGTACAtcattatttgatatttaattattactcTGCTGCCtgtaattattacttttttaaaaaatttataattaactagtataagattattttaacttattaatTAGAAGATACAAGTGatatgtataaaattttattaaattccaACGAAGGATATTCTGTCCTTCTAGATTTGCCTTTTAGCAAAAAACATATATACCGGGCTCggtgttaatttttgtttttgccaTCTCGGGCGGATAGGTAGAGAAAGCTGTATTCACATAATTACATTTGAATAAATAAGTATATGAAATTTCAAGTCATTATAATTCATGTTAAAATACTTTGGAGTACGTAGATTAATCGATACAGGAATAgtcttgaattcaaattttaaatatacaattaggttaaatattttaaaaagagaaattttatgcttataataataattttcagcTCAAACAAAATTAGATGATACATGTTTAGGAAAAGAAAACATGTTAACACAAAAAGAGTTGAGTTGCATGCACTTAGCCATTTTTTAGGATACATGTATTAATTAAGTCATTAACCCAAGAATAGAaggtgaaaaatgaaaataaaaaataacatgtgcATGATGTCAGAAGCGGCCCCTAGCCTTTAATGTCATACTAGTTAGATAGCGctcagaatttttttaaatagcctCCACATAATTTCCTCCAATTTTATTCATGTTGGGTTTTGCTTTATATGTGGGGATATCGGGcatctttgaaaataattaatgcttCTGGTTGTGTAACCTAGGGTGCCGAGTCTCTGACGATGCAAATTAACACCTTGGCAACTTTGATGGCGAAAAGAAATGTAGTAACAatttacaaaattgcaaggtaCACACGAGGCATCTTTTAAAACTACAATAATGCTTTCATTGAGGggttgataaataaaaaaaaaacgtggTTTAACCACCAAGCACGGTAAAAAGGATCAAAGTATTAACTTATTGATAAATACACTAAATTATTTCAAGTAGGAAAATACTCGAAAGTCTgagtttgaaattttgtttataCTTGGATTGATGCAAATTCAATTTACAAGTAAGAGATAggaaatttaaatgtaaaatttaaagaaagaaaaagagaaatgataagaaatttaaaataaaagattaagagataagataaaaaattaaagagataagagattaaagtaaaagataagaaatgtagaagataaaataggaaaagtaaaagataaaaaaaagatgaattcaa
It contains:
- the LOC100777368 gene encoding exostosin family protein, with amino-acid sequence MMTGKQGFFSLRGSLLFLAVLTLLSFTYLSLKYSTPTPQVTNLSVEKLNDAPGTEKEEEGGGEEEEVPDTFHSPRVFKLNYEEMEKKFKVYIYPDGDPNTFYQTPRKLTGKYASEGYFFQNIRDSRFRTENPDEAHLFFIPISCHKMRGKGTSYENMTIIVQNYVESLISKYPYWNRTLGADHFFVTCHDVGVRATEGLEFLVKNSIRAVCSPSYDVGFIPHKDVALPQVLQPFALPAGGNDIENRTTLGFWAGHRNSKIRVILARVWENDTELDISNNRISRATGHLVYQKRFYRSKFCICPGGSQVNSARIADSIHYGCIPVILSNYYDLPFNDILDWNKFAVVLKESDVYQLKQILKNISDAEFVTLHNNLVKVQKHFQWNSPSIRFDAFHLVMYDLWLRHHTIKY